Proteins found in one Homalodisca vitripennis isolate AUS2020 chromosome 4, UT_GWSS_2.1, whole genome shotgun sequence genomic segment:
- the LOC124361454 gene encoding defensin-like translates to MTRFIIPVVLLIVHTVVLDVAAAPSEIGPAFIESGSGQRLTRATCDLTSFELPGFAIHHALCAAHCLVMGRGFRGGSCINGVCHCRK, encoded by the exons ATGACACGTTTCATTATACCCGTTGTTTTACTGATTGTCCACACTGTAGTGTTGGATGTTGCAGCAGCTCCTTCAGAGATTGGGCCAGCCTTCATTGAATCAG GATCAGGTCAGCGACTGACACGGGCTACCTGTGACCTGACCAGTTTCGAGTTACCTGGGTTCGCTATCCACCACGCGTTGTGTGCGGCACACTGCCTCGTTATGGGCAGAGGATTCCGCGGCGGCAGCTGCATCAACGGTGTCTGCCACTGTCGCAAATAA